The proteins below come from a single Aegilops tauschii subsp. strangulata cultivar AL8/78 chromosome 6, Aet v6.0, whole genome shotgun sequence genomic window:
- the LOC109735587 gene encoding uncharacterized protein — MDSLLATYASSDEDADESIPSPAPATRRGEASGKPAGGIFSALPQPKSAPIFSSLPAPKSAATFSSIPPPKSSASSGNPKRVVQFRPPPIRQTTGVSSDEEDDAEKRRPSASEAPPPPPLSAGSGPVSSFLPAPRHSLGFGSGAARRSAVDTAGPERSNLGAAGPSSSAVNRGAPERSDTGPADEDDPEESSDEDGMPAPEQEQEQQDLGAGAGDVQHQGYDAGVGNANGYEGYAWDPNYYAYYGLDPNSNLNYGAEPQYAAYGVEQGGGYGNGYDGEHSGGYEHSTAPPCGGEYTGGYSAEAVAMAAPPMREPALPPELGRIGVKRGRRDMPMEIIEVNQAELVKNRPREDKSKLTGMAFGPSYQAAPSGKGKPSKLQKRKHQIGSLFYDLKQKEMELSERRAKGFLTKAETQAKYGW; from the exons ATGGACTCGCTTCTTGCCACCTACGCCTCTTCCGACGAAGACGCCGACGAGAGCATCCCCTCACCCGCTCCCGCGACCCGCCGTGGCGAGGCCAGCGGAAAGCCCGCCGGCGGCATCTTCTCCGCGCTCCCGCAACCCAAGTCGGCGCCTATCTTCTCATCGCTCCCGGCGCCGAAATCCGCCGCGACCTTCTCCTCCATCCCGCCTCCCAAATCCTCCGCTTCCTCCGGAAACCCTAAGCGCGTCGTCCAGTTCCGCCCGCCGCCGATCCGCCAGACCACCGGAGTCAGCTCGGACGAGGAGGATGATGCCGAGAAGCGCCGTCCCAGCGCCAGCGAggcgcccccgcccccgcccctgTCTGCTGGATCGGGGCCGGTGTCTTCGTTCCTCCCGGCGCCCAGGCACTCGCTTGGGTTCGGATCCggcgcggccaggaggtcggccGTAGACACCGCCGGGCCGGAGAGGTCAAATCTTGGTGCTGCTGGCCCCTCTAGCTCGGCTGTCAACAGAGGAGCGCCAGAAAGGTCTGATACTGGCCCTGCGGACGAGGACGATCCTGAGGAAAGCAGCGATGAGGACGGCATGCCTGCTCCGGAGCAGGAGCAAGAACAACAGGATCTTGGTGCTGGAGCTGGAGACGTCCAACACCAGGGTTATGATGCTGGAGTTGGAAACGCTAATGGGTACGAAGGTTATGCATGGGATCCAAACTATTATGCATATTATGGTTTGGATCCGAATAGCAATTTGAATTATGGGGCTGAACCACAGTATGCAGCATATGGAGTGGAGCAAGGTGGTGGGTACGGTAATGGATATGACGGGGAGCACAGTGGCGGATACGAGCATTCGACAGCGCCTCCATGTGGAGGGGAATATACTGGAGGTTACAGTGCTGAGGCAGTGGCAATGGCAGCGCCACCAATGCGGGAGCCGGCACTGCCACCAGAATTGGGCAGGATTGGAGTGAAGAGAGGTAGGAGGGATATGCCTATGGAGATTATAGAGGTGAATCAGGCAGAACTGGTCAAGAACCGTCCGAGGGAGGACAAATCCAAGCTCACGGGGATGGCCTTTGGTCCTAGTTACCAG GCTGCCCCTTCGGGGAAGGGAAAGCCCTCCAAGCTGCAGAAGAGAAAGCATCAGATTGGTTCTCTCTTCTACGACCTGAAGCAGAAGGAGATGGAGCTTTCCGAGAGGCGTGCCAAGGGCTTCCTCACGAAAGCGGAGACTCAAGCAAAATATGGGTGGTGA
- the LOC109735588 gene encoding uncharacterized protein — protein MAMRALYNEIRAMKVREVPAYLKPRLTWANVKKSTDQAVDRYIEKYIETSSADPLFHICFGGMAFSYLVGLPQERRHLEHLEKHGGH, from the coding sequence ATGGCGATGCGTGCGCTGTACAACGAGATCCGCGCGATGAAGGTGCGCGAGGTGCCGGCGTACCTCAAGCCGCGCCTCACCTGGGCGAACGTGAAGAAGAGCACCGACCAGGCGGTGGACCGCTACATCGAGAAGTACATCGAGACCAGCTCGGCTGACCCGCTCTTCCACATCTGCTTCGGCGGCATGGCCTTCTCGTACCTCGTGGGCCTGCCCCAGGAGCGCCGCCACCTCGAGCACCTCGAGAAGCACGGCGGCCACTAG